Proteins encoded within one genomic window of Patescibacteria group bacterium:
- the rplM gene encoding 50S ribosomal protein L13, which translates to MNKITKHAYGLKKETHHIDATGLAVGRIATKTAGLLMGKNKPGYSPHTDCGDFVEITNADKVKFTGKKLSQKVYYRHTHHPGGLKIKKMKELFDQKPEDVIRRAVSYMLPKNRLQKLMLKRLKFKK; encoded by the coding sequence ATGAATAAGATTACTAAACATGCTTACGGTTTAAAAAAGGAAACGCATCATATTGATGCGACCGGACTTGCTGTTGGCAGAATAGCGACCAAAACTGCCGGACTGCTGATGGGTAAAAATAAACCTGGCTATAGCCCTCATACTGATTGTGGGGATTTCGTCGAAATAACTAACGCTGACAAAGTAAAATTCACCGGTAAAAAACTTAGTCAAAAGGTCTATTATCGCCACACGCATCATCCGGGGGGTTTAAAGATTAAAAAAATGAAAGAGCTTTTTGATCAAAAGCCGGAAGATGTTATTCGTCGCGCGGTTTCGTATATGTTACCTAAGAATCGTTTACAAAAGTTGATGTTGAAACGACTTAAATTTAAGAAATAA
- the rpsI gene encoding 30S ribosomal protein S9: MTEKKPVKSEIIAGKYFEAVGRRKTAVARVRLFDNKKKHISINGREFEQYFTVAIDRKKIEDPLKAAGYADASFSVVVKGGGVHSQAEAVLHGVARALIKMDKELRATLKPFGFMTRDPRAKERKKPGLRRARRAPQWQKR; encoded by the coding sequence ATGACCGAAAAAAAACCAGTTAAGAGCGAAATTATCGCTGGAAAATATTTTGAAGCCGTAGGCAGACGCAAAACAGCAGTTGCCAGGGTTCGGCTTTTTGATAATAAAAAAAAGCATATCAGTATCAATGGCAGGGAATTTGAGCAATATTTTACCGTTGCTATTGATCGTAAAAAAATTGAAGATCCGCTCAAGGCGGCTGGTTATGCCGACGCGTCTTTTAGCGTCGTGGTAAAAGGTGGTGGAGTCCACAGCCAGGCCGAAGCCGTACTGCACGGTGTTGCCAGGGCTTTGATCAAAATGGATAAGGAATTACGTGCAACCCTGAAACCTTTTGGTTTTATGACTCGTGATCCAAGAGCTAAAGAAAGAAAAAAACCGGGCTTACGTCGCGCTCGTCGCGCCCCGCAATGGCAGAAACGTTAA
- a CDS encoding DUF5698 domain-containing protein, producing MLVLFFIGIIEMIIVSIWTKIVSENKVLASGVVTVVNIMIWYYVLASVVENINNFWLIIVYALGCAIGTMLTTAYFNKTNKKRKKAVKLSLREGWKLLRQEIYD from the coding sequence ATGCTGGTTCTATTTTTTATCGGAATTATCGAAATGATTATCGTTTCGATTTGGACCAAGATAGTATCAGAAAACAAAGTTTTGGCCAGTGGAGTAGTGACAGTAGTAAATATCATGATTTGGTATTACGTGCTAGCATCAGTGGTGGAAAATATTAACAATTTTTGGTTGATAATCGTTTACGCCCTGGGTTGCGCTATCGGCACCATGCTTACTACTGCTTACTTCAACAAAACTAACAAAAAGCGCAAAAAAGCCGTAAAACTTTCTCTAAGAGAAGGTTGGAAGCTATTACGCCAAGAAATCTATGATTAA
- a CDS encoding DUF5654 family protein, giving the protein MPLENLKKQGENLRAEARKTLLTYIVSAFAFVAGLAWNEAIKSLIEYFFPVSQSGIVLKLVYAVAITLVVVVVTIYLSRFLNKETGEKN; this is encoded by the coding sequence ATGCCTTTAGAAAATCTAAAAAAGCAAGGAGAGAATCTACGCGCCGAGGCGCGAAAAACTTTGTTAACTTATATTGTTTCGGCTTTTGCCTTTGTGGCCGGCCTTGCCTGGAACGAAGCGATCAAAAGTCTGATTGAGTATTTTTTTCCGGTCAGTCAATCGGGGATAGTGTTAAAGCTAGTTTATGCTGTAGCGATTACGTTGGTCGTGGTGGTGGTGACTATATATCTATCGAGGTTTTTAAATAAAGAGACAGGGGAAAAGAATTAG
- a CDS encoding flippase — protein MTPQPVRIAKNTTYLTVAYIVQKILAFLYFVLIARMVGVADIGKYVFALSFTSIFGILIDLGLSSVLTREGAKDQNKIKDYLGNIIGIKTILASLTYIAVVVAVNLIDKDLLSRQLVYISGLIMILDSFYLSFYAAFRAQQSLKYEAIGMTIGQFIIVSCGATSLLLHLPLHFLVGSILAGSAFNFFYSAVLVFKKFNFLPTPRVNKALLKVIFKIAIPFAIAGIFARVYGYIDSVLLSTLSGDEAVGWYSAGYKITFALQFIPMAMSAALFPAMANYFIVDKTQLARVFEKSMHYLLLISMPITFGVFVLANEFIVKMYGTQFAPTTGALKILIICLVFNFLSFPIGALLNACNKQTQNTINMGITMLINVIFNIILIPFMGAWAYVGAAIAALVGTITLFVLGMFYVGGIIRYNKIFLIKGFFKVLVACVCMTVVIIFLKPMMNFLFLVPIGGVVYLIVLILLKGINWTEAWDLVGSFRK, from the coding sequence ATGACACCGCAACCAGTCCGAATTGCCAAAAATACCACTTATTTGACGGTGGCTTATATTGTACAGAAAATACTAGCCTTTCTGTATTTTGTTTTAATTGCCAGGATGGTTGGTGTTGCTGATATCGGTAAATATGTTTTTGCATTGTCATTCACTTCGATTTTCGGAATTTTGATTGATTTGGGGTTGTCTTCGGTGTTAACTCGTGAGGGAGCTAAGGATCAAAACAAGATCAAGGATTATCTTGGTAATATTATCGGAATTAAAACGATACTGGCGAGCTTAACTTATATTGCCGTGGTGGTTGCGGTTAATCTTATAGATAAGGATCTGTTGTCACGACAACTGGTGTATATTTCGGGGTTGATCATGATTTTGGATTCTTTTTACCTCAGTTTTTACGCCGCGTTTCGGGCGCAACAGTCTTTGAAATACGAAGCTATCGGGATGACGATAGGACAGTTTATTATTGTCAGCTGTGGCGCAACATCATTGTTATTACATCTACCTCTGCATTTTTTGGTTGGTTCAATACTAGCCGGCAGCGCTTTTAACTTTTTTTATTCCGCTGTTTTGGTTTTTAAAAAGTTTAATTTTTTGCCAACGCCAAGGGTGAACAAGGCGTTATTAAAAGTTATATTTAAAATAGCCATTCCTTTTGCTATTGCTGGTATTTTTGCCCGAGTTTATGGCTATATTGACTCGGTGCTACTTTCGACATTGTCAGGAGACGAAGCGGTGGGTTGGTATTCGGCTGGCTACAAAATAACTTTTGCTTTGCAGTTTATACCAATGGCAATGTCAGCGGCACTTTTTCCGGCCATGGCTAATTATTTTATAGTTGACAAAACGCAATTAGCCAGAGTTTTCGAAAAATCAATGCATTATTTATTATTAATTTCTATGCCGATAACTTTCGGCGTTTTTGTTTTAGCTAATGAATTTATTGTTAAAATGTACGGTACACAGTTTGCACCCACTACTGGAGCGCTCAAAATTTTGATTATTTGCCTGGTGTTTAACTTTCTTAGTTTTCCCATTGGCGCTTTACTCAATGCTTGCAATAAACAGACCCAGAATACGATTAATATGGGTATTACCATGCTTATTAATGTCATTTTTAATATTATTTTGATTCCGTTTATGGGCGCATGGGCTTATGTCGGTGCGGCTATTGCTGCATTAGTCGGGACAATCACTTTGTTTGTACTAGGAATGTTTTATGTTGGAGGGATTATTAGATATAACAAAATATTTTTGATTAAAGGTTTTTTTAAAGTTTTGGTTGCTTGCGTCTGTATGACGGTGGTAATAATATTTTTAAAACCAATGATGAATTTTTTATTTTTAGTTCCGATTGGCGGGGTGGTTTACCTTATTGTGTTGATTTTATTAAAAGGAATAAACTGGACAGAAGCGTGGGATTTGGTCGGGTCGTTTAGAAAGTAG
- a CDS encoding glycosyltransferase family 4 protein: MKKTLLVTIDFLPSTGGVANYLEQLCVRLPYQDLVVLASRVNKNEDNKFKFRIYRRNILGRFWPQWLPMIWHIYKIARREKIQMFWAAQPLPVGTAVMIVSKILKIPYIVNTHGMDVANILHHGSIKKSLGVIVLKNANQVTFNSEFTKGLIVRLGVEERKLVKIVPCPVERQETGDRRQEIGFDGNKVLLSVGRLVARKGHDTVIRALPQVLKIVPNLVYLVVGDGENKANLVELIKRLNLGQNVVLAGYIADHDLSTYYRACNAFIMVARGGVGGDFEGFGMVFLEAALFAKPVIAGRSGGQAEAVIDGQTGLVVNPESVEDVAGAILELMTNQELAERLGKQGKERAKRDFSWDIEIKKLEGILK, translated from the coding sequence ATGAAAAAAACATTATTAGTCACAATTGATTTTTTGCCGAGCACCGGCGGTGTTGCTAATTATCTAGAGCAGCTTTGTGTTCGTTTGCCTTATCAAGACTTGGTGGTACTAGCGTCGCGAGTAAATAAAAACGAAGATAACAAATTTAAATTTAGGATTTATCGGCGGAATATTTTAGGTCGGTTTTGGCCGCAATGGTTGCCGATGATTTGGCATATTTATAAGATAGCAAGGAGAGAAAAAATACAGATGTTTTGGGCGGCGCAACCGTTACCAGTGGGGACGGCAGTAATGATTGTTAGTAAGATTTTAAAAATACCGTACATCGTTAATACGCACGGTATGGATGTGGCAAATATTTTGCATCATGGGTCGATAAAAAAATCTTTGGGTGTAATTGTTTTGAAAAATGCCAATCAAGTTACTTTTAATAGCGAATTCACCAAGGGGTTGATTGTGCGATTGGGAGTAGAAGAAAGGAAATTGGTAAAAATAGTTCCATGTCCGGTGGAGAGACAAGAGACAGGAGACAGGAGACAGGAGATAGGATTTGATGGTAATAAAGTATTGCTTAGTGTAGGACGACTGGTGGCGCGTAAGGGTCATGATACGGTTATTAGAGCATTGCCTCAGGTGTTAAAAATAGTGCCGAATTTGGTCTATCTTGTCGTGGGCGATGGTGAAAATAAGGCTAATTTGGTAGAATTAATAAAACGCTTAAATTTGGGTCAAAACGTGGTTTTAGCAGGTTATATAGCTGATCACGACTTATCGACCTATTATAGGGCTTGTAATGCGTTTATTATGGTGGCTAGAGGGGGAGTCGGAGGTGATTTTGAGGGTTTTGGCATGGTATTTTTGGAGGCAGCTCTTTTTGCTAAACCGGTGATTGCGGGGCGGTCTGGTGGACAAGCCGAGGCAGTGATTGACGGTCAAACCGGACTAGTCGTTAATCCGGAAAGTGTTGAGGATGTTGCGGGGGCGATACTTGAGTTGATGACCAACCAAGAGTTAGCAGAAAGGCTTGGCAAACAAGGTAAAGAACGAGCAAAAAGGGATTTTAGTTGGGATATAGAAATAAAAAAGCTAGAGGGGATTTTAAAATAA
- a CDS encoding glycosyltransferase — protein MEKINIIMFSMSHYTDWQKGRVNRNYHVLQSLQKDERIDKIVSVDFLPFNWKKVAKVYWENVIWPMKDLEIIYGDFTSACHRVNNKLYIYSTIDSIYSHRTVVREIRRIIKVLKLTNVVFWSYNPLFTDILEDVGRNKIDRKAFVFDAVDNWLEHPAFKKYHSDIKVGYQVIRQDADLIFSVSEYLQKQLFAGDKDCYWVPNGIDMEHFAAPSIKYDTPDELKNIKHPIIGYHGVIEDRVDLDLVKNIAKNNPDKSIVLIGAGIWKKRKKVLVDNFKGYDNVYLIPFVPYQELPKYLHCFDVAIIPHKINDFTRSMNPMKLYEYSACGLPIVTTSVAGIETFRNILYIANTSEEFNQKINLALREDGDYLRKTRVEVVADDSWYGRVQLMTKYLFEKLK, from the coding sequence ATGGAAAAAATTAACATTATTATGTTTTCCATGTCCCATTACACGGATTGGCAGAAGGGACGGGTGAATCGTAATTATCATGTTTTGCAATCTTTACAAAAAGACGAGCGGATTGACAAAATTGTTTCGGTAGATTTTTTGCCGTTTAACTGGAAGAAGGTGGCTAAAGTTTATTGGGAAAACGTAATTTGGCCAATGAAAGATTTGGAAATAATTTACGGCGATTTTACCAGCGCCTGTCATCGAGTAAATAATAAACTTTATATTTATTCAACGATTGATTCGATTTATTCCCATCGAACGGTGGTACGTGAGATCCGCCGGATTATTAAGGTTTTGAAACTGACCAATGTTGTTTTTTGGTCTTATAATCCGCTGTTCACTGATATTTTGGAAGACGTTGGTAGAAATAAGATTGATCGCAAGGCTTTTGTTTTTGACGCAGTGGATAATTGGTTAGAACATCCGGCTTTTAAAAAATATCATAGTGACATCAAAGTCGGCTACCAGGTTATTCGTCAAGACGCCGATCTAATTTTTTCCGTTTCAGAGTATTTGCAGAAACAACTTTTTGCCGGTGACAAGGATTGCTACTGGGTGCCAAATGGTATTGATATGGAACATTTTGCCGCACCAAGTATTAAATATGATACGCCGGACGAGCTAAAAAATATCAAGCATCCTATTATTGGTTATCACGGTGTAATCGAGGATCGGGTTGATCTCGATCTGGTAAAAAATATTGCCAAAAATAATCCAGACAAATCGATCGTGCTCATCGGCGCTGGTATCTGGAAAAAACGAAAAAAGGTTTTAGTTGATAATTTCAAGGGTTATGACAACGTTTATTTGATTCCTTTTGTTCCTTATCAAGAGTTGCCAAAATATTTGCACTGTTTTGACGTAGCAATAATTCCGCATAAGATAAATGATTTTACAAGATCAATGAATCCGATGAAACTTTACGAATATTCTGCTTGCGGTTTGCCGATTGTTACGACTTCGGTAGCTGGTATCGAGACTTTTCGTAACATTTTGTATATCGCCAATACTTCAGAGGAATTTAATCAAAAAATAAATTTAGCCTTGCGTGAAGACGGTGATTATTTGCGTAAAACCAGGGTAGAGGTGGTAGCTGATGATTCGTGGTATGGTCGGGTGCAGCTGATGACTAAATATTTATTTGAGAAGTTAAAATAA
- a CDS encoding dolichyl-phosphate beta-glucosyltransferase produces the protein MDISVVIPCYNESRDIVSTIREVDNFLKSKNWQYEIIIVDDGSQDQTAGLAKTTGAKVLQNEKNRGKGYSVKRGALASSGNWVLFLDADLSTPIEELNKAEQYFASHDIIIGSRTADDATIRQAQSLPKIFAGQAGNWFIRFALGLKIEDTQCGFKLFSRKTLGVFEKQTVDRWGFDFELLLIAKKYGYKIKEMGVVWVNDPDSKVTFSGYLRTLGEVLKVKVNDLLGKYKVI, from the coding sequence ATGGATATTTCAGTTGTTATCCCGTGTTATAATGAAAGCAGAGATATCGTCTCAACCATTAGAGAAGTTGATAATTTTTTGAAAAGTAAAAATTGGCAATACGAAATTATTATCGTTGACGATGGTTCGCAAGATCAAACAGCTGGATTGGCGAAAACGACCGGTGCCAAGGTTTTACAAAACGAAAAAAATAGGGGCAAGGGTTACAGCGTAAAAAGAGGAGCGCTTGCCAGCAGTGGAAATTGGGTATTATTTTTGGATGCCGATCTGTCAACGCCGATTGAGGAGCTAAATAAAGCTGAGCAGTATTTTGCTAGTCATGACATTATTATTGGCTCGCGTACGGCAGATGATGCGACTATCAGGCAAGCGCAGTCGCTACCTAAAATTTTTGCCGGGCAAGCCGGGAACTGGTTTATTCGTTTTGCTCTTGGTCTAAAGATAGAAGACACACAATGTGGTTTTAAGTTATTTTCACGTAAAACTTTGGGGGTGTTTGAAAAACAAACCGTTGATCGTTGGGGGTTTGATTTTGAGCTGCTATTAATTGCCAAAAAGTATGGTTATAAAATAAAAGAAATGGGTGTGGTTTGGGTTAATGACCCGGATTCGAAAGTGACGTTTAGCGGGTACCTTAGAACTTTGGGCGAAGTTTTGAAAGTTAAAGTAAATGACTTGCTAGGCAAATACAAAGTAATATGA
- a CDS encoding glycosyltransferase family 2 protein produces the protein MKLSIIIANWNTKELTRKCLRSIFDNTKNLDFELIVIDNGSTDGSVEMIKSEFRQVRLIENEENTGYVFANNQGIATASGEFVLLLNSDTEIIDDCLDKMVGFMQDNQDVGIASCKILNPDKTTQLQVRRLPTVWDQAVILTKMHNFFPKLIKKYLWLDFDYEQQQDVEQVMGAFMLVRKKVIDQVGALDKNIWSWFEDVDYCKRVRDAGWRIVYTPIAEIVHLKSQSFAFHLALPKQKILVKSMRYYFRKNVGWGSYLFLLPLTYISLALAFLVQLFKIKKRNNQL, from the coding sequence ATGAAACTGTCGATTATTATTGCTAATTGGAACACCAAAGAACTGACCCGCAAATGTTTGCGGTCGATTTTTGATAATACTAAAAATTTAGATTTTGAATTGATAGTGATTGATAACGGATCGACTGATGGCAGCGTTGAGATGATTAAATCCGAGTTTAGGCAGGTACGGCTAATCGAGAACGAAGAAAATACCGGCTATGTTTTTGCCAACAATCAGGGAATCGCCACTGCCAGCGGGGAATTTGTTTTGCTTTTAAATTCTGATACTGAAATTATCGATGATTGTCTGGATAAAATGGTTGGTTTTATGCAAGATAACCAGGATGTCGGTATTGCTAGCTGCAAAATATTAAATCCTGATAAAACAACGCAATTGCAAGTCAGACGACTGCCGACAGTTTGGGATCAGGCGGTAATACTGACTAAGATGCATAATTTTTTTCCAAAACTGATCAAAAAATATTTGTGGCTAGATTTTGACTATGAACAGCAGCAAGACGTTGAACAGGTGATGGGAGCCTTTATGCTTGTTCGCAAAAAGGTGATTGACCAAGTCGGCGCGCTGGATAAAAACATTTGGTCGTGGTTTGAAGATGTTGATTATTGTAAAAGAGTGCGTGACGCTGGATGGCGAATAGTTTATACGCCGATAGCGGAGATCGTTCATCTTAAGAGTCAAAGCTTTGCCTTTCATCTAGCTTTGCCTAAACAAAAAATACTAGTCAAGAGTATGCGTTATTATTTTCGCAAAAATGTCGGGTGGGGGAGCTATTTATTTTTATTGCCGCTTACTTATATTAGTTTAGCTTTGGCTTTTTTAGTACAACTGTTTAAAATTAAAAAAAGAAATAATCAATTATAA